Proteins encoded together in one Campylobacter concisus window:
- the rpmA gene encoding 50S ribosomal protein L27 — MAHKKGQGSTQNNRDSIGRRLGVKKFGGEFVRAGNIIIRQRGTATHAGNNVGLGKDHTIFALVDGFVKFERLDKNRKKVSVYPAA; from the coding sequence GGCACACAAAAAAGGTCAAGGTTCAACCCAAAATAACCGTGATAGTATCGGACGCCGATTAGGTGTTAAGAAATTTGGTGGCGAGTTCGTTCGTGCTGGAAATATAATCATCCGCCAAAGAGGAACAGCAACTCACGCTGGAAATAACGTAGGTCTTGGCAAAGATCACACTATTTTTGCATTAGTCGATGGCTTTGTAAAATTTGAAAGACTTGATAAAAACAGAAAAAAAGTATCTGTTTATCCAGCTGCATAA